The following are encoded together in the Gouania willdenowi chromosome 14, fGouWil2.1, whole genome shotgun sequence genome:
- the LOC114475514 gene encoding uncharacterized protein LOC114475514, which produces MTDRCAAANCDQQEGSEDNTPLFSFPSDPERCKQWLNNCCRQDLASEPPEQFHKLYKLCAKHFEPSMISNQSPSSCVLMENAVPTIFDVSPPVINPPTSCNRKRAGDPPQEEATTVKKTKEENEEAKVSGENSETIKLEKDSLTPEEAVSSSAKETLKAYFKEILAVTGFTINGSTLSGDEKVGGTQGQQPVNRICAEKIDKKEILHLSEDLMRKEIQNSLRLARFFSILLQDVMSVEGKDQIPVFIRSVTVAGFPQKHLIGFLSCDLDTESLFYMLISELRNVWGLRMEHCRGLTYLVTGPMCQKMRDLTCRILQEFPQVVLSPSEPYAFNIWIIRCMPVPSIQKVADTVEEVASLLRRTPELFKRLEGKIQTTYGHLKGEADRIKAALTGNWEYGTDSFQTMLEILEPFLGSINEIISKLDENTAEQVAKLKPILKNFNFIITLTILKNTLCCVSILNSSLRGIISISSTLQYTISNAFKLVSKYQQELAIFHRKWFSDAVGRAKKLGVEVTNSDQPQGDEAETPLEDFYRETLSRPILQYLVAEVKRVFSIEMVRILRWLSLVPSYMADHNFSIRRDKVADANLNNLSRPDTFYEELGCWEVKWRHASKRRILPTTVFATLKIPDIGFYPNVQSLLRVLGTVPCVNAEADVYGQYHMVLERCNSYLRATPKDQRKCSMAYIYVNQDVHFSMEQMVESFVQKHPDILQLLQIDEDKKDKPPPVVVIGNHAEKDTEEELHRINLEMDADRLVEIRCAETDREALKSALQAAVTAAYSSPSLQGEACPLTDKEVEYVTKSEMNEVLNVCENIVREGILMEVGSSFFSLFVDRVVILGEKNYLPLFLRFVDSFDVMRMELMGFLGADLDCDDMVQHLMAIVTGDWRLDLNNCRGQAYLGSGEVSYKLKAFACKVQEKYPLAISTHCSFYSFNTWWSKSIPVPAVKKALDAFEDVMMFFSSSEALEKQLDHVMDFGLRENFEKVQELQGKFCSQWQEKHDSYEVFVQMLEPLVECLEKMKSNPQRWKTSVSEQAGVLLQKVMQFDFIMAMVVLKNASSFTRELSAGIQKDQFTAASQLCQIGGIMATLNRVKTTIKVFHQNWFEEAGAMAQSLRVQIEVPEGILPRDTMIKPVGYYKDSLSMPLVDNLINAVKDHFSEDHKEALNFLSLVPCSVTASYMFESLKSKTPLYSSDLPDADNFFTELCCWRVTWKTKVASVTIPSSIFQTLRLPLMQYFGNINILLRIMSVLPSTALEDCGVEMRYKRFQEYLRNTKPNDRSPCLAMLQVGTDFSRDLDRMVTQCLKVTPQALEGICLDKETKSLSKNPENNMEVDIFKEVQEEPQIQHSPIKAEDQEMKPLDENGQTVDNRQSLATVFRLAAQLGKKNSSLSDLSENDRECFFQELSMCHWFGSESTPFIGDDDVVNLLMNGIRDIILKEIQDSPFFSLIIDKPVKIGDMTHLPVFVRYVGESAPKVELMGFLLFDEKSPVDRQATILAKTLIENWGLPMSQCRGQAFMHLGSGYQSLKKMSLDFLQSYPLCVVTPSESCGLAHWLAGSVPCPSVTKMLAVTEDLLLFFDESPCLEQQLAQAVDELLSMPRAALEETPETCCSRWKKREDFFDILADTLEGILSCLDAVSSCTTGAKSMHAQVLSTALRDIDFIVTVVILKNACTPLRNCSTVFRCGNPADILCEVEKIPTILETLNKMLENVGAVHCAWFKQAFQLATKVAPEQVCFSEEANNYESPEIYYRDNLSIPLLRSLIEEMQYCFSDNHLKALSVLSLLPSCNPQPIVSESSYTPFSIYLADIPDPEAAEQEINTWASVWREQYPDVAPPTSIAETLAHPESANHPAVSLLLRLVAVLPSVSMECDLMKTTLNSLRDLLKKTMCKGNRMDHIMLLSHRTTLLRLPEIIERCVEADPESASCLHQVMGTLQKLKLDGGGVQSKLESPVLPSCDEAEKATGEEMNSADQEVILEIIPGPRAAVSFYEPQVREQILKELWDSQFFTFITEQAVEIEGQFYIPLGIRYLNIENVQCEETLAFIPVVEDSVVLADAIETALSEKWGLNMQYCRGQASLSVGEIGAQMKAVSVAIATKYPQAIRTISSTVSLNVWLAKSCPVEEAANGAALLGNLLHWLTQDAQRQNLLEEMIIHTFEHNEGKGSELRDKLIKNWEKSHDMHDVTLEILEAVVLCLDELKGEGEAASRQQASQFFDAIRNFEFVLSMVAQKYVLSATKKLSQSLQGKPLDMLLAVNNWPDMKASLDKLKSDIDTHHKVWFEEAVSLAAKLHVPMLHSVLLEPLSEFYKESLSMRLVEHSIAEIDDLFTKKVLDTMRCLEIVPYAMFKAETSILSSLVFGLYKEDLPNQESLQSEMKLWKAKWLDPLAGYLPTTVLDTLKTSQIRSFSNIETLLRLQVILPFSRRESNFRQGNRSLLEFVQREKRSLSELHPL; this is translated from the exons CTGCAAACAATGGCTGAATAACTGCTGTCGTCAGGACCTGGCCTCAGAACCTCCTGAGCAATTCCACAAACTCTACAAATTGTGTGCAAAGCACTTTGAGCCATCAATGATCTCCAATCAG AGCCCCTCAAGCTGTGTCTTAATGGAAAATGCAGTGCCCACAATATTTGATGTTTCGCCGCCAGTGATAAATCCGCCAACAAGCTGCAACAGGAAGCGGGCTGGAGACCCT CCGCAAGAAGAGGCTACAActgtaaagaaaacaaaag AAGAGAATGAAGAAGCAAAAGTGTCTGGAGAGAACAGTGAGACAATTAAACTTGAAAAAGACTCCCTGACCCCAGAGGAAGCCGTTAGCTCCAGCGCTAAAGAAACTCTCAAAGCCTATTTTAAAGAAATTCTGGCTGTGACAGGTTTCACTATCAATGGCTCAACCCTCAGTGGTGATGAGAAGGTGGGAGGAACTCAAGGTCAGCAGCCTGTCAACAGAATATGCGCAGAGAAAATTGATAAGAAAGAAATTCTACACTTAAGTGAAGACCTGATGCGTAAGGAGATCCAAAACAGCCTCCGCCTGGCCCGCTTCTTCTCTATCCTTCTTCAGGATGTGATGAGCGTAGAGGGCAAGGATCAGATCCCTGTGTTCATCAGATCTGTCACCGTGGCTGGGTTCCCCCAAAAGCACCTCATCGGGTTCTTATCATGTGACTTGGATACAGAAAGCCTGTTCTACATGCTCATCTCGGAGCTGCGGAACGTATGGGGGCTGAGGATGGAGCACTGCAGAGGACTCACTTACCTAGTCACAGGCCCCATGTGTCAGAAAATGCGTGATCTGACTTGCAGAATTCTGCAGGAGTTTCCACAAGTCGTTCTGTCCCCAAGCGAACCATACGCTTTTAACATCTGGATCATCCGCTGCATGCCCGTGCCCTCCATTCAGAAGGTGGCTGACACTGTGGAAGAGGTGGCCTCGTTACTCAGGAGAACCCCAGAGCTGTTCAAGCGATTGGAGGGAAAGATTCAGACAACCTACGGGCATTTAAAAGGTGAAGCAGACCGGATTAAAGCAGCTCTCACTGGGAATTGGGAGTATGGCACTGATTCCTTTCAAACCATGCTGGAAATCCTGGAACCTTTCCTCGGCAgcataaatgaaataatttcaAAGCTGGATGAAAACACAGCAGAGCAAGTGGCCAAGCTCAAACCCATTCTAAAGAATTTCAACTTCATCATCACCCTCACTATTCTGAAAAACACTCTCTGTTGTGTGAGTATCCTCAACTCAAGTCTCAGGGGAatcatcagcatcagcagcactTTGCAGTACACCATTTCCAACGCTTTTAAGCTGGTGAGCAAATACCAACAGgaacttgccatatttcaccGCAAATGGTTCTCGGATGCAGTTGGCAGAGCAAAAAAGCTTGGAGTGGAGGTAACAAATTCAGATCAACCTCAAGGAGACGAAGCTGAGACACCACTGGAGGACTTTTACAGAGAGACTCTGAGCCGGCCCATCCTGCAGTACCTGGTGGCAGAAGTCAAGAGAGTGTTCAGCATAGAGATGGTCAGAATCCTTCGATGGCTCTCACTAGTGCCATCCTACATGGCCGACCACAACTTCAGCATCCGCAGGGATAAAGTAGCAGACGCCAACCTGAACAACCTTTCTCGGCCTGACACCTTCTACGAAGAGCTCGGCTGCTGGGAGGTTAAATGGAGGCATGCCAGCAAGCGCAGAATCCTTCCAACGACGGTGTTTGCCACCCTCAAGATCCCAGACATCGGATTTTACCCCAATGTGCAGAGCCTGCTAAGGGTACTGGGAACTGTTCCATGTGTCAATGCAGAGGCAGATGTTTACGGCCAGTACCACATGGTGCTGGAACGGTGCAACTCCTACTTGAGAGCCACCCCAAAGGACCAAAGGAAGTGCAGCATGGCATACATCTATGTCAACCAGGATGTTCACTTTAGTATGGAGCAGATGGTGGAATCATTTGTGCAGAAGCATCCAGACATCCTGCAGCTTCTACAAATA GATGAAGATAAGAAAGACAAACCACCTCCAG TGGTTGTCATCGGAAACCATGCTGAAAAGGATACAGAAGAGGAATTGCACCGGATAAACCTGGAAATGGATGCTGACAGGCTTGTGGAAATAAGGTGTGCAGAGACAGATAGAGAAGCCTTAAAATCTGCTCTGCAGGCTGCAGTGACAGCAGCATACAGCAGTCCTAGTCTCCAAGGGGAAGCCTGCCCTCTGACGGACAAAGAGGTGGAGTATGTGACCAAGTCTGAAATGAACGAGGTTCTCAATGTGTGCGAAAACATCGTCAGAGAGGGAATCCTCATGGAGGTGGGAAGTTCCTTCTTTTCCTTATTCGTCGATCGTGTTGTGATCCTGGGGGAGAAGAACTACCTCCCTCTTTTCCTCAGGTTTGTGGACAGCTTTGATGTCATGCGAATGGAGCTCATGGGATTCCTTGGAGCTGATTTGGATTGTGATGACATGGTTCAGCATCTGATGGCAATAGTAACGGGGGACTGGCGTTTGGATCTGAACAACTGTCGCGGGCAAGCGTACCTTGGCTCCGGTGAAGTTTCTTACAAACTAAAAGCGTTTGCCTGTAAAGTGCAAGAGAAGTATCCTCTGGCGATAAGCACACACTGTTCTTTCTACTCTTTCAACACTTGGTGGTCAAAATCCATTCCGGTGCCTGCTGTGAAGAAGGCCCTTGATGCTTTTGAAGACGTGATGATGTTCTTTAGTAGTAGTGAGGCTTTAGAAAAACAGCTTGACCATGTGATGGACTTTGGTCTGAGAGAGAACTTTGAAAAAGTTCAGGAGCTCCAGGGAAAGTTCTGCTCTCAGTGGCAGGAGAAGCACGACTCCTATGAGGTATTTGTGCAGATGTTGGAGCCCCTTGTCGAATGCCTGGAGAAAATGAAAAGCAATCCGCAGCGATGGAAAACCTCAGTGTCTGAGCAAGCTGGAGTCCTGCTCCAAAAGGTGATGCAGTTTGACTTCATCATGGCCATGGTGGTTCTGAAGAATGCCTCGTCCTTCACCCGGGAGCTGAGCGCAGGAATACAAAAAGACCAATTCACGGCAGCATCCCAGCTCTGCCAGATCGGTGGGATTATGGCAACTCtgaacagagtaaaaacaaCCATCAAGGTGTTCCATCAGAATTGGTTTGAGGAGGCCGGTGCCATGGCTCAGAGTCTAAGAGTGCAGATTGAAGTGCCTGAAGGCATTTTACCAAGGGATACCATGATAAAGCCTGTTGGGTATTACAAAGACAGCCTAAGTATGCCTTTAGTAGACAACCTCATCAATGCAGTGAAGGACCATTTTTCAGAGGACCACAAAGAAGCTCTTAACTTCTTGTCTTTGGTCCCATGCTCGGTAACAGCCAGTTACATGTTTGAGAGCCTAAAGTCTAAAACTCCCCTCTACAGCAGCGACCTCCCTGACGCTGATAACTTCTTCACTGAGCTGTGTTGTTGGAGAGTAACATGGAAGACCAAAGTAGCATCCGTAACCATCCCCAGCTCCATTTTCCAAACACTGCGTCTGCCACTCATGCAGTACTTTGGAAACATCAACATTCTCCTGAGGATTATGTCTGTGCTGCCCAGCACAGCACTAGAGGACTGCGGGGTGGAAATGCGCTACAAAAGGTTTCAGGAATACCTGAGGAACACAAAGCCCAACGACCGATCGCCATGTTTGGCAATGCTACAGGTGGGCACGGACTTCAGCAGAGACCTGGATCGCATGGTGACCCAGTGTTTAAAGGTTACACCACAAGCTCTGGAGGGCATTTGTCTG GACAAGGAAACAAAGAGTTTATCCAAGAACCCTGAAAACAACATGGAAG tgGATATTTTTAAAGAAGTCCAAGAGGAACCCCAAATCCAGCATTCTCCTATAAAAGCAGAAGACCAAGAGATGAAACCACTGGATGAAAATGGACAAACAGTAGACAACCGCCAGAGTCTGGCTACAGTTTTTAGACTGGCTGCTCAACTAGGGAAAAAGAACAGCAGTCTTAGTGAcctttcagaaaatgacagggAGTGTTTCTTTCAGGAGCTCAGCATGTGTCACTGGTTCGGTAGTGAAAGCACACCTTTCATAGGAGATGATGACGTGGTGAACCTCCTCATGAATGGCATCAGAGACATCATACTGAAGGAAATTCAGGATTCACCATTCTTTTCACTCATCATAGATAAACCTGTGAAAATTGGCGATATGACACACCTCCCAGTTTTTGTCCGATATGTTGGAGAGTCAGCCCCCAAAGTGGAGCTCATGGGGTTCTTGTTGTTTGATGAAAAGTCTCCTGTAGATAGACAAGCAACCATATTGGCAAAGACACTCATTGAGAACTGGGGCTTACCCATGTCACAGTGCAGAGGACAAGCCTTCATGCACTTGGGATCGGGTTATCAAAGCCTGAAGAAAATGTCTTTGGATTTCCTGCAGAGCTATCCACTCTGCGTTGTGACACCGAGTGAGTCGTGTGGCCTCGCACATTGGTTGGCTGGAAGCGTGCCTTGTCCATCAGTCACCAAAATGCTGGCTGTCACAGAGGACCTCCTGTTGTTCTTTGATGAGTCTCCCTGCCTGGAGCAGCAGTTGGCACAGGCTGTGGACGAGCTTTTGAGCATGCCCAGGGCAGCCCTGGAGGAAACCCCTGAAACATGTTGCTCACGGTGGAAAAAGAGAGAGGACTTCTTTGACATACTTGCAGACACATTGGAGGGCATTCTGAGTTGCTTAGATGCAGTCAGCTCTTGCACTACAGGGGCCAAATCAATGCATGCTCAAGTCCTGTCCACGGCTCTGAGAGACATTGATTTCATTGTGACGGTGGTGATTTTAAAGAATGCCTGCACTCCTCTTCGCAACTGTAGCACTGTGTTTCGCTGTGGAAATCCTGCAGATATTCTCTGTGAAGTTGAGAAAATTCCCACAATCCTTGAGACTCTAAACAAAATGTTGGAAAATGTGGGTGCCGTGCACTGTGCCTGGTTCAAGCAGGCTTTCCAGTTAGCAACCAAGGTTGCTCCTGAGCAAGTTTGTTTCTCCGAAGAAGCCAACAACTATGAATCTCCTGAGATCTATTACAGAGATAATCTCAGTATTCCTCTTCTCAGAAGTCTCATTGAGGAGATGCAGTACTGCTTCTCCGACAACCACCTCAAAGCCCTTTCAGTTTTGTCACTGTTGCCGTCATGCAATCCTCAGCCCATAGTGTCCGAGTCCTCATACACACCCTTCAGCATCTATCTGGCAGACATTCCTGATCCTGAGGCAGCTGAGCAGGAAATCAACACGTGGGCATCAGTGTGGAGAGAACAGTACCCAGACGTCGCTCCTCCAACATCCATCGCTGAAACACTGGCCCATCCCGAGTCTGCAAACCACCCAGCCGTGAGTCTACTGCTGAGACTGGTGGCTGTTCTCCCCAGTGTCAGCATGGAGTGTGACTTGATGAAGACCACTCTGAATTCTCTGCGGGATCTGCTGAAGAAAACAATGTGCAAAGGCAACAGAATGGACCACATAATGCTCCTTTCTCATCGTACAACACTACTGAGACTGCCCGAGATCATAGAGAGGTGTGTGGAAGCTGATCCAGAGAGCGCCTCATGTCTGCACCAG GTTATGGGAACCCTGCAGAAACTAAAGCTGGATGGCG GAGGCGTACAATCCAAGTTAGAAAGCCCAGTTTTGCCCAGTTGCGATGAAGCCGAGAAAGCGACAGGTGAGGAGATGAATTCCGCTGATCAAGAAGTGATCCTAGAGATCATCCCGGGACCGAGAGCAGCCGTGTCCTTCTACGAGCCCCAAGTACGCGAGCAGATCCTTAAGGAACTCTGGGACTCGCAGTTCTTCACCTTTATCACTGAACAAGCAGTTGAAATCGAAGGCCAGTTTTACATCCCACTTGGCATCAGGTACCTAAACATAGAAAACGTTCAGTGTGAGGAAACTTTAGCCTTTATTCCTGTAGTTGAAGACTCTGTAGTCCTTGCAGATGCTATAGAGACCGCTCTCTCTGAGAAGTGGGGGCTGAACATGCAGTACTGCAGAGGGCAGGCTTCGTTGAGTGTTGGTGAAATCGGGGCTCAGATGAAGGCTGTTAGCGTAGCTATAGCAACCAAATACCCACAAGCTATCAGAACCATCAGCTCCACAGTGTCGCTTAACGTGTGGCTAGCTAAATCCTGTCCTGTAGAAGAGGCTGCTAATGGGGCAGCCCTGTTGGGAAATCTTCTACACTGGCTCACCCAGGACGCCCAGCGCCAGAACCTCCTGGAAGAGATGATCATTCACACCTTTGAGCACAATGAAGGAAAGGGCAGCGAGTTACGAGACAAGCTCATTAAAAACTGGGAGAAGAGTCATGACATGCATGATGTGACTTTAGAGATTTTGGAAGCAGTTGTGCTCTGCTTGGATGAACTGAAAGGTGAGGGAGAGGCTGCGAGTCGACAGCAAGCATCACAGTTCTTCGATGCCATCAGAAACTTTGAGTTTGTCCTTTCCATGGTGGCACAAAAGTATGTGTTGAGTGCAACAAAAAAGCTAAGTCAGTCTCTTCAGGGAAAACCCTTAGACATGCTGCTTGCTGTGAATAACTGGCCTGATATGAAAGCATCTCTGGATAAACTAAAGAGCGATATTGACACTCATCACAAGGTGTGGTTCGAGGAGGCGGTTAGCCTGGCTGCTAAACTTCATGTCCCAATGTTGCATTCAGTGCTTCTTGAGCCGCTGAGTGAGTTTTACAAAGAGTCGTTAAGCATGAGGCTTGTAGAGCACTCGATAGCAGAGATTGATGACCTCTTCACAAAGAAGGTGTTGGATACCATGAGGTGTCTGGAGATCGTGCCTTATGCCATGTTCAAAGCAGAAACCAGCATTCTCAGCAGTCTGGTGTTTGGCCTGTACAAGGAGGACCTGCCCAATCAGGAGTCCCTCCAATCCGAGATGAAGTTGTGGAAGGCAAAATGGTTGGACCCTTTGGCTGGTTATCTTCCAACAACTGTGCTTGACACGCTGAAGACCTCACAGATCAGAAGTTTTAGCAACATTGAGACTCTCCTCAGACTTCAGGTCATCTTACCGTTTTCTAGGAGGGAGAGCAATTTTAGGCAGGGAAATAGAAGCTTGCTAGAATTTGTGCAACGGGAGAAGAGATCTCTGTCTGAGCTCCACCCTCTGTAA